Sequence from the Microbacterium sp. 1.5R genome:
CGATGCCGTCCGCCGCCGTGGGTGGCCCGCCGGGTGGGAACGCGAGTTCGAGTACGTCGAATACCGCGGAGAGCGCTGGGAGGTCTTCGACGTCAAGCACCTCTTCAACCGCGTCTTCCGCCGCGCCTGGACCGACACCCGCGCGGCCGCCGTGTCGTACTGCGCCGCTCACGGCGGTCCGATCTACGACACCATGGCCTGGAAGGGTCAGTGGGACCAGCTGGACGAGACGCACCACCTCTACATGGGGTGGGATTCGAACTACATGATGAACGCAGTGCAGGGCGTGCTCCACGAGGCCGACATCGCCTCGGAGGTCTTCGTCAAGTACTCCTACATCGGGAATGTGATGTGACATGACCACCACCATCCACCGCCTCTTCGACCTCACGATCGAGGAGCACACGCTGACCGTGCCGCTCGTCTGGGGCGACGCCGCAGACACCCGCACGATCGACATCTTCGCCCGCGTCGTCACCCGCGAGGGAGGCGAGCGACTCCCCTTCCTCGTCTACCTGCAGGGCGGCCCCGGTCACGAAGCGCCGCGACCCTTCCACGCCTCATCCTCCCCCGCCTGGCTCGACGAGGCCCTCGCGCACTACCGCGTCGTGATGCTCGACCAGCGCGGCACCGGCCTGTCCACGCCCGTGGGCGACGGCGACCTCGCACGAGGCTCCGAGGCAGTGGCCGAGTACCTGACCCATCTCCGCGCGGACTCGATCGTCCGGGACTGCGAGGCGATGCGCGAGCACCTCAGCGCTGAGACGTGGAGCGTGCTCGGCCAGTCGTTCGGCGGGTTCACGACCTTGGCCTATCTGTCCACTGATGCGGACTCGCTGGCGGACGTCTTCATCACGGGCGGCCTGAGCACCGTCGATCGTCATCCTGACGAGGTGTACGCGCTCTGCTATGACAAGATGCGCGCGGCCTCCGAACAGTACTACCGGCGATTCCCGCAGCATCGCGACGTCATGCGGGGTCTGGTCGACCGGGCAGCAGCCGGCGACATTGTGCTCCCCGACGGCGAGGTGGTGTCGCCGTCTCGACTGCGCTCTGTGGGTTCGGCGCTCGGCACCAACGAGGGCTGGCAGACCCTGTGGTCGCTTCTGGAGCGAGATGCCGCATCGAACGCGTTCCGCCACGACCTCATGCACGCGCTGCCCTACAGCGGGCGCAACCCGCTCTACTTCGTCTTCCACGAGTCGAGCTACGCCAGCGGACACGCGACCCGCTGGTCCGCCGAGCGCACGGAGCCCCAGGACTTCCGGGACGACGTCACGCTGTTCACCGGAGAGCACATCCGCCGCGATTGGACCGAGACCGTGCCGGCCTTCCGGCCGTGGCGCGATGTGACGCTCGCGCTCGCCGAGTTCGAGTGGCCGCGCATCTACGACGAGGTCGCCATCGCCACCTCGGGTGCGACGGGCGCGGCCGCCGTGTACGTGAACGACGTCTACGTGCCGCTGGAGTACTCCCTCGAGACCGCGCGCCTGCTTCCGGGCGTGAAGCTCTGGGTGACGAGCGAACACGAGCACAACGGCCTGCGGTCGGGTCCCGTGCTGACGCATCTCATCGATCTCGCCCAGGGCCGACGCATCCGCTGAGGATCCTCCTGCAGACGGATGCCGATCGGCGCCGTCCCGCCTAGCCTGGAGTCATGGCCGACATTCTCGGGACCCTGCTGACGATCGCGATCCTCCTCGTCGCCGCGACCGCGGCCGTGGTGGTGATCGTGGCGGTCTACTCCCGTACTCCGCTCGAGAAGAAGTACGAGAGCGCGGGCGGCGGCCTGGGCGGATCGTTCGACGCGGTGTGGATGCCATCGGCGCACGAAGCCGGTGCCGAGCGAGACCGTCAGACTCAGCGCACCGCCCCCGCACCGGCCCCTGGCGACCCGCTGGGCCGCATCGACGGAGAGCGCATCGTCATCGACGTCTGACGACTCGCGCGCGATC
This genomic interval carries:
- a CDS encoding alpha/beta fold hydrolase, yielding MTTTIHRLFDLTIEEHTLTVPLVWGDAADTRTIDIFARVVTREGGERLPFLVYLQGGPGHEAPRPFHASSSPAWLDEALAHYRVVMLDQRGTGLSTPVGDGDLARGSEAVAEYLTHLRADSIVRDCEAMREHLSAETWSVLGQSFGGFTTLAYLSTDADSLADVFITGGLSTVDRHPDEVYALCYDKMRAASEQYYRRFPQHRDVMRGLVDRAAAGDIVLPDGEVVSPSRLRSVGSALGTNEGWQTLWSLLERDAASNAFRHDLMHALPYSGRNPLYFVFHESSYASGHATRWSAERTEPQDFRDDVTLFTGEHIRRDWTETVPAFRPWRDVTLALAEFEWPRIYDEVAIATSGATGAAAVYVNDVYVPLEYSLETARLLPGVKLWVTSEHEHNGLRSGPVLTHLIDLAQGRRIR